Part of the Phycisphaeraceae bacterium genome, CCCGCTCGCCGGAGGACTATGAGGCCTGGTCGCTGCTGGGCGAGACGCTGCTCTCGGCCGGGCGCACGCGCGAGGCCTACGACGCCTACGCGAGGGCGGCGGCGTGCCCGGGCGCGCCCGCGGAGCTCGAGTTCAACGCCGGAACCGTCGCGAACACCGCCGGGCTGACCGTCGAGGCGCTGCGCCACTACGAGCGCGCGCAGCAGCGCGACCCCGGCAACGCGCAGTACCCCCTGTTCCTCGCCCAGATCGAGCGCAAGCTCGGCAACAACGCCGCCGCCAAGGCGAGTCTGGTGCGCGCCGCGAACCTGCGCCCCGAGACCGCGCTGGCCTGGGGCGTGCTCGCCGACATCGCGCTCGAAGAGAACAACCTGCCCATCGCGAAGCAGCACATCGAGCGGGCGAGAACGCTCGAGCCCGAGAGCACGCAGTGGCGCCTGATCGAGGCGCGCATCCTGCGGCGCGACAACGACCCGGAGCGTGCGGCGCGGCTCCTCCTCGCGCTGCCCGACGATTCGCTGCTGGCGAGCCCCACGCTCGTTGAAGAGGCCGCGACCTCGCTGGCGATGCTGCGCCGGGTGGACGACGCGGCGTCGCTGTGGCTCCGCTGCGCGACGCGCCACCCCACAGACGCCGACGCGAACCTCAAGGCGGCGCAGATGCTGGACCGGGCCGGGCGCGTGCGTGAAGCCATCGCGTTCGCCGACGCCGCAGCGTCGCTGGGCGACGAGCGCGCCGCGGCGCTGGCCCGCTCGCTGCGCGAGCGTCAGGACAGGTGATCGGCCCCGTCAGTCGGCGGGGCGCAGGACGAACCGCTCGTCCGTGGTGTCGTCGTCGTCCCCTCGCGGGCGCACCCGGATGACCCCGCGCGGCTCGGGTTCGTCGCCGGTCGTCGCGACCTGGTTCACATGGGTGCGCACGCCCCCGACGAAGCCGGCGCGTTCGAGCCACGCGGCACGGTCGGCCTCGAGCGTGCGCCGGTGCCCGCCGCCCAGGATGGGCGTCCACGGGTCGACGCGCACGAGGGTCGGTCCGATGTTCGTTGTCAACGCGATGCCTTCGAGCGAGGCGGGCGCGCCGAAATCGGCCGGCGACCCGCGATCGGTGAAGTTCGGGCGCTCGAGGGCGCGCGCGACGCCGGGCGACGCGTCGGGGTGCGCGTTGATGTGCGTGCTGCCCTGGTAGAGGCGCGCGACCGGCGCCTCGCGCGTGCTCGCGAGGGCGGGCGCGCCGATCCACCCGTCGCGCGTGAAGGTGGAGACCTGCGCAAGGGCCGGAACGGCGAGCGAACACGACGCGACGAACGCGGCGCAGAGGGCTGTCGAACGCATGAAACGCCTCTTTCTCTGGGGATTTCCGGGCAAATCGTCCGAACTGCCCGCGAGCAGCACGGACGACTCTTCTCTCCGAAGACAGCATGCCACCGGATCTCGTGAACGCAAGAGAGTTGACGCCGTGTTCTCGGACGCGCCGATCAGGGAACGCGGCTGCCGACCTTGAACGCCAGCGGTTCGGCCCCGGCGAGGGACTCGTACGCCGACAGGGCGCCCCGGACATAGGCGCCGCCGAGCCGGTGCTCGCGCACCATGTTGGCGGCGCTGAGGACCATGGCGCGCGCGCGTTCGACATCGATCGAGAAGCGCTGCATGGCGTTGCGCCAGTCCTCGGCGCGAGGGCGCTCGAGCACGATCGCGGTGTCGTCGGGACGCAGCACGGTCATCGGGCACCCGCTCGCGGCGACGACGAGCACGCCGTGCGCCATCGCGTCGAGGACGATGGTGCGATGCTCGGGAAGGCGCTCGGGGATCATCAGCACATCGACGTGCAGCGACAGCTCGCGCCGGCTCTCCATGTCTTCGACGACCGAGACGCAGTCGAGCATGTTGAGGCGCTCCGCGTGCTTCCACAGCGTGGTCGAGCGCCGGACGAGCTCGGCGTCGAGGAACACCAGCAGGTTCGGCATCGCCTTGCGCAGCTCGCTGAGCCCGAGGAGCGCGTCGCGGCAGGCGCCCAGGTCCTCTCCCCGGCCGATCATCAGGATCGACATCGCCCCGGGGCGGCGCGGCCACGAGGGCTGCTCCGTGGGTGAGTGCACGCCCCAGGTCGCGACGCGGCGCGGCGTCCAGGGCGCCACCGCCGCGATGCGCGCGTCGACCCCCTCGTCGGGGCACAGCATCGCGACGCGCCGCTTCGCTTCGTTCTCTTCCCCCTTGATCACGCGCGCGACACGCAGCGCCCGCTCCAGCGCCGCCTCCGACCACAGCTCGTAGACCACCGACGCCCCCATCAGTCGCGCGAGCGACTCGCCCGTCGACCACGACTCGTCGCCCAGCACGTGCACGATGTCGATCGGCTCCGCGTCGATCGACGACTGGGCGCGCGAGTCCTCGATATCGCGCAGCATCGCCCGCGCCACCAGAGGGGCCAGATACTTCGAGGTCGGCTGGGGGAAGCGGATCCAACGCAGGAAGGGGTTGTCGAGCGCCTCGGGCGGAGGCGGCTGCGGCGAGGCGCGGACCACGCGCACCCCCTCGTCGGCGAGCCCGATCTCCAGGCGCGCGATCATCGTCCGCTCACGCGACGCGAAGGATCGATCAGCCAGGAGAAGGACACGCATGGCGGGCAGCATACCTGCGCCGACGCCGGCACGCGCCGAGCCCCGCCAGCGCGAGGATGAGCGAAGGGGGGGAGGGCACGTCCAGACGCAGGTTGTCGAAGTACGCCCCGACCGGCCCGTCGCCCACCGGGAAGCCGGCGTCCTGCCACCCGTCGGACGCCAGCACGACCTGATCAACCCCCCGCGCAAATCGCTCGCTGGCGGAGGTGTAGATCAGCCGGTCGTCGTAGAAGTACCTCGTCGCGCCCGGCTCCCACTCCACGCGCACCTCGCGCCATTCGCCCAGATCGAAGAACACGTTCGTATCGACGAATCGGAATCCCGTCGGCGTCTCGTCGAACACGAACACCGTGCCCCCGAACTCGAAGACGAGCCGGAAGTTGATGCCGAACAGCTCGAGCGACTGCCCGATGATGGTGTAACTCGCGCCGGCGCGATCGTCGATCCGTGTGTCGATGGTGAACACGCCTCGCTCGCCCGGGTCGTCGAGCTCCGGGCTGAGCCCCCCGATGAACGCGCCGTTCTGGACGGCGCGGTTGTCGCTCAGGAACAGGGACTGCGCACTGTTGCGCCCGAGGGAGGCGATCGAGGTCCCGGCGCCCGCGCTGACGCCGAACTCGCTCCAGCCGTTCTGCGTTCCGATCGGTCCGGCGGCGTAGCCCTCGCTCTGTTCGAAGCCGATGAAGCGCGTCGGCTCGGAACGCGCCGGGGCGTGGCGGCGCGCGCCGTCCGATGGGAACACGGGCGCAGGCGGGCCCGCGAAGGCGCCGGCTGTGCAGCACGAAAGACACGCGATGAGCGCTGGGGCGTTCCGGGGCATCTGCTCTCCTCCCGGCCTGTGCCGCCGGGCGCATCGTGAATGATGCTTCGTGTCGGCGCGTGTGCAAGTTGCACACAACGCCCGAGAACCGGGATATTCACGCGCAGGGCGGGATCGACGGAGTGGGGCTCTCGATCGCGGCGGCGTCGGGAGTGCGCCATGCGCCCACCCAGTGCCCCGGCTCGGCTTCGACGAGCGCCGAATCCGACGCCGGCGCCCCGGCGGGCTTCCGCACCACGCTGGCCGGCCTCTCGTCCCAGGGCCACCACGGCTCGAGGTGGCTGACCGAGGGGGCGTGCTCGAACCTGGGGCGCGCGCCGATGCTCTCCCGGATCGTCGAGAGCCGGTCGCGCCGGTCGCGCAGGCGTGGGATGCACGCGAGCAGCCCGCGCGTGTACGGGTGCATCGGCTTCGCGAACAGGTCACCGACGCGCGCGTACTCGACCACGCGCCCGGCGTACATCACGCACACCACATCGGCGCGCTCCGCGACGATCCCCAGGTCGTGCGTGATGAGCATGACGCCCAGCCCCCGATCCCGGCGCAGCGACGCGATCAGGTCGAGGATCTGCCCCTGCACCGTGACGTCCAGCGCCGTGGTGGGCTCGTCGGCGAGCAGGAGACGCGGTTCGCACGCCAGCGCCATCGCGATCATCACACGCTGGCGCATGCCGCCCGAGAACTCGTGGGGGTACGCGCGGATGCGCGAGGACGCGTCGCGGATGCCGACCGCTTCGAGCGCCGCGATCGCGACGCCCTCCGCGTCCTTCCGGCCGACGCGCTGGTGCAGGCGCACCGCTTCGACGAGCTGCTCGCGCACGCTGAACACCGGGTTGAGCGAGGTCATCGGCTCCTGGAAGATCATCGCGATCTCCCCGCCGCGAACGCGGCGCAGCGATCGTTCGTCGAGCGTGAGCAGGTCGCGCCGCGACCGGGCGTCCCTGTCTCGCAGAAGGGCGGCGCCGGTGTCGAAGCGCCCGGGCGGGCGCGGCACGAGCCCGAGCACGCTCAGCGCCGTGATCGACTTGCCGCAGCCGGATTCACCGACGACAGCGAGCGTCTGGCCCTCGTACACGCTCATGCACGCGCCGTCGACGGCCAGGATGCGCGGGCCGCCCGGGTTGTCGAAGGAGACCGTGAGGTCGCGCAGTTCGAGCAGCGGCGCGACCGACGCGTGTGCCACGGGGCGTGTCTGGGCGGGAGCGACGGTCATCGTCCGCGCTTCGGGTCGAACGCTTCGCGCAGACCCTCTCCAACGAAGTTGAGCGCGAGCAGGGTGATGCCCAGCATGCCGCAGGGGAACACCAGCAGCCACCAGCGCGATCGCACCGTGTTGAGCTCGCTCAGCCCGGCGGCGGCGAGGTTGCCCCAGCTGGGCGTGGGGGGCATCACGCCGATGCCCAGGAACGAGAGGAACGATTCCTGCAGGATCGCCTGGGGCACCGTGAGCGTCGCGTACACGATGATCGGCCCGAGCAGGTTCGGCAGCAGGTGCCTGGCGAAAATGCGGCGCGTGGGCGCGCCGATGGCGCGTGCCGCCTCTACGAAGGGCTGCGCCTTCAGACTCAGCACCTGCCCGCGGATGACGCGCGCCATCGTCAGCCACGACACGCCCCCGATCGCGACCAGCAGCGTCACGATGTTGACCAGCGTTCGACGCGATTCGACCGCCTCCACGGAGTACCGGGCCGAAGCGTCTGATTCGATCCGCTGGATCGTCGCCTGGTCCTCTCGCTGTTCGGGGGGCAGCGCCCCGACGCGCTGCTCGACGAAGGCGACGCGCTGACGGGTCGTCTCCGCGACGCGACTGGCGATCGCGCGGTCCGCGAGCGCATCAACGGCGACCGCGAGCAGCACCACGAGGAGGATGTAGGGAAGCCCGTAGAGAACATCGACGATGCGCATCATCACGGCGTCCACGCGCCCGCCCACCCAGCCGGCGATCATGCCGTAGAGCGTGCCGATCGCGACGCTGATGAGCGCGGCGGAGACGCCGATGCCCAGCGAGATCCCGCCGCCCACGAGCACGCGCGAGAGCTGGTCTCGCCCGAGCTGGTCGGAGCCGAGCCAGAACCGAGGACGCGCGGCGCGCGCCTGCTCGGGCGTCGGGTCGGGCGCGTCTTCGAGAGGGACACCGAGGTCCGTTGCCAGGCGGGCGCGTGCCGCCGCCTCGGACGCGAGAGCGAGTCGCTCCCGTTCGGTCTCGTTGTGGGGCGCCCAGAGCGGGGGCAGACGCGTCGCGTCGAGGTTCCCGGCTCGATACCGAGCGGCCCCCCCAGCGCCCCCGGCGCCCCCGGCGGTCCAGGGCAGCGTGACGACGCACGCGAGCACGATCAGCGCGAGCACAGCCGAGCCGATCATGCCGGCGACGGAGCGCGTGAACGGGTTGTCTCGCTTTCGCGGCGGCGCGAGGAGCGCCGGCACCGCTTCCTGCTCGGGCATCGTGCCCAAGCATACCGGTCAGGCGCGACTCGGGTTACTCGCGGCGCGGGTCGCCGCCGCCGCGCTGCGCCGGGCCGGGACGGCGCTCACGCTCGTCTGCCAGAAGCTCGCGGACCTTCTGGTCGATCTCGGCGTCGCGCTCGTCGGCGGATTCCTTCAACTCGGCGCGCATCGACGCGACGCGCTGCTCGAGCCGGTCGACCATCAGGGCCCGCTCGCGGTTGGCAATGTCCACTCGCTGCGCGACCAGCTCGCGCAGAGCCGTGTTCGCGCGGGCGACCTCCTCGGCGGGCGGGGACGCCGCGCCGCTGAGGCGCTGGATGCGCTGCGCCGCCTGGCGGATCTGCCAGTCCAGACGCATCGAGTCGGTGCGCAGCGAGAACATCTCCGGGTCGCGATCGCGCATCTCCATCTGGGGGAGCAGTCGAGGCGCCATGCGCCGGTAGACCTGCTCGGCCCGATCCGGGTTGTCGAGGATCTCGGCCTCGACGCGCTCGGCGATCTGCGGCGCCGTGTCTCGCAGGAACCGCATCATCTCGCGCAGACGCTGGGCGTCGTACTCGAGGTTCTGCGCGGGCTCGTCGTGCGCGTGCGCGCCGGGGCCCTCGCGCATACGCTCGCCCATCGCGAAGACGCGATCTCGCATCAGCGATCGCATGACCTCGCCCACCGGGGCGCCGCGACCAAGCTCGGCCTTCGCACGCGTGATCGCGGCCTCTTCCTTCTGGATCTCGGCGAGACGCCGATCGAGGCGCTCGGTGAGGATCTCGGCGTTGATCGCGGGCGCCAGCGACGGCTGCTCCTGCGCCGCGGCGGGCGTCGGCTGGCCGGAGCGGCGCGCCTGGTCGCGCCCCCCGGGCTGGGCGAACGCCGCGGAGCACGCGAGGGCGGCGGCGCAGGCGGCGAGCAGCGTGAGGCGAGATGTGGTGGTCGTGCGCATGGTCACATCCATTCCTCGATGTCGAGGATATCGATCGGCGTGCGTTCGCTCGCGGACGCGGCGTCGACCTCCTGACGCAGCGAGACAAGGCGAGCGTCGGCGAAGTGCGAATCGCCCATCGCGAGCCACGAGTCCAGCTCGTCGAGCAGGTCCGGAGAGGACGCGTCGACGAGATCCGGGCCGGCCGGGGTCGTCGCCGGGCCGGTTCGCGCGGTCATCAGCACGATCGCGCCCGTCGTGGCGAGCAACGCGAGCCCCGCGGCGATCCGGACAATCGGTGCGAAGGAGCGACGCGTCGCCGGGGCTGGCGGCGCGGCGTGCTCGCCCTCGACGAGTCGCAGGGCTGCGCCGGTCTTCAGAGCGACGCGCGACGCGTTCAGCACGCGCGACTCGAAGCCGGC contains:
- a CDS encoding tetratricopeptide repeat protein gives rise to the protein MENRLTELRKRRLLATLAALGLLLLAAGAGWLLVDAARRAQPSRPVVTQSGGAKLGEILDAAKRFLRDSDTDNAELLLREATARSPEDYEAWSLLGETLLSAGRTREAYDAYARAAACPGAPAELEFNAGTVANTAGLTVEALRHYERAQQRDPGNAQYPLFLAQIERKLGNNAAAKASLVRAANLRPETALAWGVLADIALEENNLPIAKQHIERARTLEPESTQWRLIEARILRRDNDPERAARLLLALPDDSLLASPTLVEEAATSLAMLRRVDDAASLWLRCATRHPTDADANLKAAQMLDRAGRVREAIAFADAAASLGDERAAALARSLRERQDR
- a CDS encoding ABC transporter ATP-binding protein, producing MTVAPAQTRPVAHASVAPLLELRDLTVSFDNPGGPRILAVDGACMSVYEGQTLAVVGESGCGKSITALSVLGLVPRPPGRFDTGAALLRDRDARSRRDLLTLDERSLRRVRGGEIAMIFQEPMTSLNPVFSVREQLVEAVRLHQRVGRKDAEGVAIAALEAVGIRDASSRIRAYPHEFSGGMRQRVMIAMALACEPRLLLADEPTTALDVTVQGQILDLIASLRRDRGLGVMLITHDLGIVAERADVVCVMYAGRVVEYARVGDLFAKPMHPYTRGLLACIPRLRDRRDRLSTIRESIGARPRFEHAPSVSHLEPWWPWDERPASVVRKPAGAPASDSALVEAEPGHWVGAWRTPDAAAIESPTPSIPPCA
- a CDS encoding ABC transporter permease, translating into MPEQEAVPALLAPPRKRDNPFTRSVAGMIGSAVLALIVLACVVTLPWTAGGAGGAGGAARYRAGNLDATRLPPLWAPHNETERERLALASEAAARARLATDLGVPLEDAPDPTPEQARAARPRFWLGSDQLGRDQLSRVLVGGGISLGIGVSAALISVAIGTLYGMIAGWVGGRVDAVMMRIVDVLYGLPYILLVVLLAVAVDALADRAIASRVAETTRQRVAFVEQRVGALPPEQREDQATIQRIESDASARYSVEAVESRRTLVNIVTLLVAIGGVSWLTMARVIRGQVLSLKAQPFVEAARAIGAPTRRIFARHLLPNLLGPIIVYATLTVPQAILQESFLSFLGIGVMPPTPSWGNLAAAGLSELNTVRSRWWLLVFPCGMLGITLLALNFVGEGLREAFDPKRGR